One window of the Octopus sinensis linkage group LG3, ASM634580v1, whole genome shotgun sequence genome contains the following:
- the LOC115209227 gene encoding F-box/WD repeat-containing protein 2 isoform X2 — translation MSDFKEWLLTTGHQFLKWSDNERNQTLDHLISISSSSQLVYLAQLLPTLVYRDFFRLLPKEISTIITRYLDAKSILNCLLVSRHWYQLLNSLPEVWRHCCRLHYIKVDSSPHPALYYKTLFLKVTSKLLKPLKQRKMYSEKFFRGHSNRIMALDYHNGRLASGSDDHSVSIWQYPGGERLIVPQHKSVSTVKLMDNFVYMSFFDGIIHSWEISRGLQSSFIGHVSAVYCIDVCERLSIMVTGSVDLTIKIWDLQSGQLLTTLMGQHECWIIETKIVPSEDLSSYTLISSDYRVCYIRRMNSEHEQTHIETISCPHYSIIPHLLVENHSLLKICFQSDDYEDDDEDTLIKVYQFQPELNMVQRYKITKAAKPIELLLGVGQKLAMIISRVDQYWLLSIFGLHTNEVLLAKPFPAIRLTIPGSSVTCGPSEWLNGFDSNPPRGLLLAATLEDNSIYILSWKEGSSKHSSNRK, via the exons ATGTCTGACTTCAAGGAATGGTTGCTGACCACAGGACACCAGTTTCTTAAATGGTCTGACAATGAAAGGAACCAAACTCTTGACCATTTAATCTCCATCAGCAGTAGTTCCCAGTTAGTTTACCTAGCACAACTTTTGCCAACATTAGTATATCGAGATTTTTTCAGATTACTTCCAAAAGAAATTTCTACCATTATCACAAGATACCTCGATGCTAAATCTATTCTTAATTGTCTATTAGTGAGTCGACATTGGTATCAGCTCCTTAACTCCCTGCCTGAAGTCTGGCGCCACTGTTGTCGGCTGCATTATATCAAAGTTGACTCTTCACCGCATCCTGCTTTGTATTATAAGACGCTTTTTCTCAAAGTAACATCAAAACTATTGAAACCTCTAAAACAGCGTAAGATGTACAGTGAGAAGTTCTTTAGGGGTCACTCAAACAGGATTATGGCGCTTGATTATCACAATGGCAGATTGGCTTCTG GTTCTGATGACCATTCTGTTTCTATATGGCAATATCCAGGTGGTGAAAGGCTAATAGTGCCTCAACACAAATCAGTGAGTACTGTGAAATTGATGGATAACTTTGTTTATATGTCATTTTTTGATGGCATCATTCACAGCTGGGAAATCTCTCGAGGCCTACAGTCATCGTTCATTGGCCATGTTTCAGCTGTATACTGCATTGATGTTTGTGAAAGATTATCAATTATGGTCACTGGTTCGGTTGACTTAACAATTAAAATATGGGACTTGCAGTCTGGTCAGTTGTTAACAACATTAATGGGACAACATGAATGTTggataattgaaacaaaaattgttCCATCAGAAGATCTGTCTTCGTATACACTAATTAGCAGTGATTACAGAGTTTGTTATATCAGAagaatgaactcagaacatgaacaaACACATATTGAAACTATTTCCTGTCCACATTATTCTATTATTCCTCATCTGCTAGTTGAAAATCATAGTCTTTTAAAGATCTGCTTCCAGtctgatgattatgaagatgatgatgaagatactcTAATCAAGGTTTATCAGTTTCAGCCAGAATTAAATATGGTTCAACGATATAAAATAACTAAAGCTGCCAAACCAATTGAGCTACTTTTGGGGGTTGGCCAGAAACTGGCTATGATTATTTCTCGTGTAGACCAATATTGGCTTCTTTCAATATTTGGACTACATACCAATGAAGTGCTTCTGGCAAAACCATTTCCAGCAATCAG ACTAACCATACCTGGTTCCTCAGTCACCTGTGGACCTTCAGAATGGTTGAATGGCTTTGACTCCAATCCTCCCCGTGGGTTACTTTTAGCTGCTACTCTTGAAGATAATAGCATATACATTCTCAGTTGGAAAGAAGGTTCCAGTAAACACTCATCTAACAGAAAATGA
- the LOC115209227 gene encoding F-box/WD repeat-containing protein 2 isoform X1, which yields MYEHLKYLVEMSDFKEWLLTTGHQFLKWSDNERNQTLDHLISISSSSQLVYLAQLLPTLVYRDFFRLLPKEISTIITRYLDAKSILNCLLVSRHWYQLLNSLPEVWRHCCRLHYIKVDSSPHPALYYKTLFLKVTSKLLKPLKQRKMYSEKFFRGHSNRIMALDYHNGRLASGSDDHSVSIWQYPGGERLIVPQHKSVSTVKLMDNFVYMSFFDGIIHSWEISRGLQSSFIGHVSAVYCIDVCERLSIMVTGSVDLTIKIWDLQSGQLLTTLMGQHECWIIETKIVPSEDLSSYTLISSDYRVCYIRRMNSEHEQTHIETISCPHYSIIPHLLVENHSLLKICFQSDDYEDDDEDTLIKVYQFQPELNMVQRYKITKAAKPIELLLGVGQKLAMIISRVDQYWLLSIFGLHTNEVLLAKPFPAIRLTIPGSSVTCGPSEWLNGFDSNPPRGLLLAATLEDNSIYILSWKEGSSKHSSNRK from the exons atgtacgaac atCTCAAATATCTTGTCGAAATGTCTGACTTCAAGGAATGGTTGCTGACCACAGGACACCAGTTTCTTAAATGGTCTGACAATGAAAGGAACCAAACTCTTGACCATTTAATCTCCATCAGCAGTAGTTCCCAGTTAGTTTACCTAGCACAACTTTTGCCAACATTAGTATATCGAGATTTTTTCAGATTACTTCCAAAAGAAATTTCTACCATTATCACAAGATACCTCGATGCTAAATCTATTCTTAATTGTCTATTAGTGAGTCGACATTGGTATCAGCTCCTTAACTCCCTGCCTGAAGTCTGGCGCCACTGTTGTCGGCTGCATTATATCAAAGTTGACTCTTCACCGCATCCTGCTTTGTATTATAAGACGCTTTTTCTCAAAGTAACATCAAAACTATTGAAACCTCTAAAACAGCGTAAGATGTACAGTGAGAAGTTCTTTAGGGGTCACTCAAACAGGATTATGGCGCTTGATTATCACAATGGCAGATTGGCTTCTG GTTCTGATGACCATTCTGTTTCTATATGGCAATATCCAGGTGGTGAAAGGCTAATAGTGCCTCAACACAAATCAGTGAGTACTGTGAAATTGATGGATAACTTTGTTTATATGTCATTTTTTGATGGCATCATTCACAGCTGGGAAATCTCTCGAGGCCTACAGTCATCGTTCATTGGCCATGTTTCAGCTGTATACTGCATTGATGTTTGTGAAAGATTATCAATTATGGTCACTGGTTCGGTTGACTTAACAATTAAAATATGGGACTTGCAGTCTGGTCAGTTGTTAACAACATTAATGGGACAACATGAATGTTggataattgaaacaaaaattgttCCATCAGAAGATCTGTCTTCGTATACACTAATTAGCAGTGATTACAGAGTTTGTTATATCAGAagaatgaactcagaacatgaacaaACACATATTGAAACTATTTCCTGTCCACATTATTCTATTATTCCTCATCTGCTAGTTGAAAATCATAGTCTTTTAAAGATCTGCTTCCAGtctgatgattatgaagatgatgatgaagatactcTAATCAAGGTTTATCAGTTTCAGCCAGAATTAAATATGGTTCAACGATATAAAATAACTAAAGCTGCCAAACCAATTGAGCTACTTTTGGGGGTTGGCCAGAAACTGGCTATGATTATTTCTCGTGTAGACCAATATTGGCTTCTTTCAATATTTGGACTACATACCAATGAAGTGCTTCTGGCAAAACCATTTCCAGCAATCAG ACTAACCATACCTGGTTCCTCAGTCACCTGTGGACCTTCAGAATGGTTGAATGGCTTTGACTCCAATCCTCCCCGTGGGTTACTTTTAGCTGCTACTCTTGAAGATAATAGCATATACATTCTCAGTTGGAAAGAAGGTTCCAGTAAACACTCATCTAACAGAAAATGA